In one Maniola jurtina chromosome 13, ilManJurt1.1, whole genome shotgun sequence genomic region, the following are encoded:
- the LOC123870910 gene encoding uncharacterized protein LOC123870910 isoform X1: MHSFNDTRQRRNLLDFNGFAPIHFPLTSYSTDSRTNSKDEMKHTYGDTLFFNNLHLIPDPLKKNLADSVITGEEKKVPNMVETKETERPQRPDYYPTLAGITSFFSGVLNVMGAIFQKRTTSPTSQYYDCFEDYNDQQMAPSPWQSSNIEVQNKNERDLFNFATNNEVNANLEVEMSTDCRLAASHCEEKLNQVRLLLTNKNNRNEQPSKFRLNRPRKAFIEAGSVEESFEDAFTPEDVTCLADNTYIEYYSPCNHHNEEYIHAEAPKVKIERCVKEPTDIVYSLPAENNKKNDLNEQSVLNDSSFVNTEEVVSSCEEKLSKLKALLKSKGKKVVNNEPEATRQAPEITNPIPIPVHNSEKSEIHKDFPNETVFGNEINSTELHSSQDSDYFNEVTGKFFSSSLESEDSFQIVFSDSPPNCRRRIPSECDSEDSFIVFEESPESCYTSHDVFGEDIGEVIHSDFDSDIEEDSGITCKLAHNLSRTFGDLTDDSLYSQDVVDSVQVCNEVINDKVNEINVIQDEEREDKKCGLLLNERRKAEKRKLPPKKVTFSSQPPKVHVMRVWAFAARQARAGHWERHALDRERFKRRIADVEMAISWVFKRQHRTRIVFQRFRPWWNAERRRELAEKKEKEEKEKERKKEEESIAREVEDNVVNETEDLIDNTDIKTVSTVNKDVGTKENAIQNGTNELNIDCNGLAEDDQSMKCNGIIIYESSPNNGSGKSRDTENTEISKPLETVSDNNNYFEQYWDHSNFETNNSNNDELHNDSIVKTTGINESVKIATTDDKSNIIRDIQIKEASVDT, encoded by the exons atgcATAGTTTTAATGATACGCGTCAAAGACGCAATCTCTTGGATTTTAACGGATTTGCTCCGATACATTTTCCGCTTACAAGTTATTCAACAGACTCCCGAACGAACTCCAAGGACGAAATGAAGCATACATACGGGGATACCTTATTTTTTAACAATCTCCACCTGATTCCCGATCCACTTAAGAAAAATTTGGCAGATTCTGTTATAACTGGTGAggaaaaaaaggtacctaacaTGGTCGAGACAAAGGAAACGGAAAGGCCTCAAAGGCCGGACTATTATCCAACTCTGGCGGGTATAACTAGTTTCTTTTCTGGCGTTCTCAATGTAATGGGAGCGATATTCCAGAAGCGTACGACCTCGCCAACCTCTCAGTACTACGATTGTTTCGAAGACTATAACGACCAGCAGATGGCGCCGTCACCCTGGCAGAGTTCCAACATTGAggttcaaaataaaaatgagcGGGATCTGTTCAATTTTGCCACTAACAATGAAGTAAATGCAAATTTGGAAGTAGAAATGAGCACAGATTGTAGATTAGCTGCCAGTCATTGTGAGGAAAAGTTAAATCAGGTTCGATTGCTATTAACTAATAAAAACAACAGAAATGAACAACCCTCAAAGTTTCGTTTGAATCGACCACGGAAGGCTTTTATTGAGGCAGGCTCAGTGGAAGAGTCATTTGAAGATGCCTTCACCCCAGAAGATGTCACCTGTCTTGCTGACAATACGTACATTGAATATTATAGTCCTTGTAATCATCATAATGAAGAATATATTCATGCAGAGGCCCCAAAAGTTAAGATTGAAAGGTGTGTTAAAGAACCCACAGATATTGTCTACAGTTTACCCgctgaaaacaataaaaaaaatgatctaAATGAGCAATCTGTGTTAAATGATAGTAGTTTTGTAAATACTGAAGAAGTAGTCTCCTCTTGTGAGGAGAAATTAAGTAAACTAAAGGCGCTGTTAAAATCAAAAGGTAAAAAAGTTGTCAATAATGAACCAGAAGCAACTCGACAAGCACCTGAAATTACAAATCCGATTCCAATACCAGTTCACAATTCAGAGAAATCAGAAATTCATAAAGATTTCCCTAACGAAACTGTGTTTGGCAATGAAATAAATTCAACAGAGCTACACAGTTCACAAGACAGTGACTATTTTAATGAAGTGACTGGCAAATTTTTCTCTTCATCATTAGAAAGTGAAGATTCATTTCAAATTGTTTTCTCTGATAGCCCTCCCAATTGTAGACGGAGGATCCCATCGGAATGTGATTCGGAGGACTCATTTATTGTGTTTGAGGAATCACCCGAGAGTTGCTATACATCTCATGATGTATTTGGAGAAGACATTGGCGAGGTGATCCATTCAGACTTCGATTCAGATATCGAAGAGGATTCTGGTATCACCTGCAAGTTGGCTCATAATTTGTCACGGACTTTTGGTGATTTGACAGATGATAGTTTGTATAGTCAAGATGTTGTGGACAGTGTGCAAGTATGCAATGAGGTGATTAACGATAAAGTGAATGAAATAAACGTGATACAAGATGAGGAAAGAGAAGACAAGAAATGTGGTCTGTTGCTGAATGAGAGGAGAAAAGCAGAGAAACGAAAGTTGCCACCTAAAAAG GTCACCTTCTCCTCACAACCACCAAAGGTCCACGTGATGAGGGTCTGGGCCTTCGCCGCGAGACAAGCGAGAGCCGGCCACTGGGAGAGACACGCTCTAGACAGAGAGCGGTTCAAGAGGAG AATAGCAGATGTCGAAATGGCAATATCATGGGTGTTCAAACGCCAGCATCGTACGCGTATAGTGTTTCAACGATTCAGACCGTGGTGGAACGCAGAACGACGGAGGGAACTTGCCGAAAAGAAAGAGAAAGAAGAAAAGGAAAAGGAACGAAAGAAGGAAGAAGAGAGTATCGCACGAGAAGTAGAAGATAACGTAGTAAACGAAACTGAAGATCTTATTGATAACACTGATATAAAAACTGTAAGCACTGTTAATAAAGATGTAGGTACTAAAGAAAATGCTATTCAAAACGGAACAAATGAACTGAATATTGATTGCAATGGTCTTGCAGAGGATGATCAATCAATGAAATGTAATGGAATAATAATATACGAATCAAGTCCTAATAATGGTTCGGGTAAATCAAGAGATACTGAGAACACTGAAATATCAAAGCCCTTAGAAACCGTTTccgataacaataattattttgaacaaTACTGGGACCACTCAAATTTTGAAACCAATAACTCCAATAATGATGAATTACACAATGATTCAATTGTAAAAACAACCGGAATAAATGAGTCTGTTAAAATTGCTACCACAGACGACAAATCAAATATAATTCGCGATATACAAATAAAAGAGGCAAGCGTCGATACATGA
- the LOC123870910 gene encoding uncharacterized protein LOC123870910 isoform X2: MHSFNDTRQRRNLLDFNGFAPIHFPLTSYSTDSRTNSKDEMKHTYGDTLFFNNLHLIPDPLKKNLADSVITGEEKKVPNMVETKETERPQRPDYYPTLAGITSFFSGVLNVMGAIFQKRTTSPTSQYYDCFEDYNDQQMAPSPWQSSNIEVQNKNERDLFNFATNNEVNANLEVEMSTDCRLAASHCEEKLNQVRLLLTNKNNRNEQPSKFRLNRPRKAFIEAGSVEESFEDAFTPEDVTCLADNTYIEYYSPCNHHNEEYIHAEAPKVKIERCVKEPTDIVYSLPAENNKKNDLNEQSVLNDSSFVNTEEVVSSCEEKLSKLKALLKSKGKKVVNNEPEATRQAPEITNPIPIPVHNSEKSEIHKDFPNETVFGNEINSTELHSSQDSDYFNEVTGKFFSSSLESEDSFQIVFSDSPPNCRRRIPSECDSEDSFIVFEESPESCYTSHDVFGEDIGEVIHSDFDSDIEEDSGITCKLAHNLSRTFGDLTDDSLYSQDVVDSVQVCNEVINDKVNEINVIQDEEREDKKCGLLLNERRKAEKRKLPPKKVTFSSQPPKVHVMRVWAFAARQARAGHWERHALDRERFKRRIADVEMAISWVFKRQHRTRIVFQRFRPWWNAERRRELAEKKEKEEKEKERKKEEESIAREVEDNTDIKTVSTVNKDVGTKENAIQNGTNELNIDCNGLAEDDQSMKCNGIIIYESSPNNGSGKSRDTENTEISKPLETVSDNNNYFEQYWDHSNFETNNSNNDELHNDSIVKTTGINESVKIATTDDKSNIIRDIQIKEASVDT; this comes from the exons atgcATAGTTTTAATGATACGCGTCAAAGACGCAATCTCTTGGATTTTAACGGATTTGCTCCGATACATTTTCCGCTTACAAGTTATTCAACAGACTCCCGAACGAACTCCAAGGACGAAATGAAGCATACATACGGGGATACCTTATTTTTTAACAATCTCCACCTGATTCCCGATCCACTTAAGAAAAATTTGGCAGATTCTGTTATAACTGGTGAggaaaaaaaggtacctaacaTGGTCGAGACAAAGGAAACGGAAAGGCCTCAAAGGCCGGACTATTATCCAACTCTGGCGGGTATAACTAGTTTCTTTTCTGGCGTTCTCAATGTAATGGGAGCGATATTCCAGAAGCGTACGACCTCGCCAACCTCTCAGTACTACGATTGTTTCGAAGACTATAACGACCAGCAGATGGCGCCGTCACCCTGGCAGAGTTCCAACATTGAggttcaaaataaaaatgagcGGGATCTGTTCAATTTTGCCACTAACAATGAAGTAAATGCAAATTTGGAAGTAGAAATGAGCACAGATTGTAGATTAGCTGCCAGTCATTGTGAGGAAAAGTTAAATCAGGTTCGATTGCTATTAACTAATAAAAACAACAGAAATGAACAACCCTCAAAGTTTCGTTTGAATCGACCACGGAAGGCTTTTATTGAGGCAGGCTCAGTGGAAGAGTCATTTGAAGATGCCTTCACCCCAGAAGATGTCACCTGTCTTGCTGACAATACGTACATTGAATATTATAGTCCTTGTAATCATCATAATGAAGAATATATTCATGCAGAGGCCCCAAAAGTTAAGATTGAAAGGTGTGTTAAAGAACCCACAGATATTGTCTACAGTTTACCCgctgaaaacaataaaaaaaatgatctaAATGAGCAATCTGTGTTAAATGATAGTAGTTTTGTAAATACTGAAGAAGTAGTCTCCTCTTGTGAGGAGAAATTAAGTAAACTAAAGGCGCTGTTAAAATCAAAAGGTAAAAAAGTTGTCAATAATGAACCAGAAGCAACTCGACAAGCACCTGAAATTACAAATCCGATTCCAATACCAGTTCACAATTCAGAGAAATCAGAAATTCATAAAGATTTCCCTAACGAAACTGTGTTTGGCAATGAAATAAATTCAACAGAGCTACACAGTTCACAAGACAGTGACTATTTTAATGAAGTGACTGGCAAATTTTTCTCTTCATCATTAGAAAGTGAAGATTCATTTCAAATTGTTTTCTCTGATAGCCCTCCCAATTGTAGACGGAGGATCCCATCGGAATGTGATTCGGAGGACTCATTTATTGTGTTTGAGGAATCACCCGAGAGTTGCTATACATCTCATGATGTATTTGGAGAAGACATTGGCGAGGTGATCCATTCAGACTTCGATTCAGATATCGAAGAGGATTCTGGTATCACCTGCAAGTTGGCTCATAATTTGTCACGGACTTTTGGTGATTTGACAGATGATAGTTTGTATAGTCAAGATGTTGTGGACAGTGTGCAAGTATGCAATGAGGTGATTAACGATAAAGTGAATGAAATAAACGTGATACAAGATGAGGAAAGAGAAGACAAGAAATGTGGTCTGTTGCTGAATGAGAGGAGAAAAGCAGAGAAACGAAAGTTGCCACCTAAAAAG GTCACCTTCTCCTCACAACCACCAAAGGTCCACGTGATGAGGGTCTGGGCCTTCGCCGCGAGACAAGCGAGAGCCGGCCACTGGGAGAGACACGCTCTAGACAGAGAGCGGTTCAAGAGGAG AATAGCAGATGTCGAAATGGCAATATCATGGGTGTTCAAACGCCAGCATCGTACGCGTATAGTGTTTCAACGATTCAGACCGTGGTGGAACGCAGAACGACGGAGGGAACTTGCCGAAAAGAAAGAGAAAGAAGAAAAGGAAAAGGAACGAAAGAAGGAAGAAGAGAGTATCGCACGAGAAGTAGAA GATAACACTGATATAAAAACTGTAAGCACTGTTAATAAAGATGTAGGTACTAAAGAAAATGCTATTCAAAACGGAACAAATGAACTGAATATTGATTGCAATGGTCTTGCAGAGGATGATCAATCAATGAAATGTAATGGAATAATAATATACGAATCAAGTCCTAATAATGGTTCGGGTAAATCAAGAGATACTGAGAACACTGAAATATCAAAGCCCTTAGAAACCGTTTccgataacaataattattttgaacaaTACTGGGACCACTCAAATTTTGAAACCAATAACTCCAATAATGATGAATTACACAATGATTCAATTGTAAAAACAACCGGAATAAATGAGTCTGTTAAAATTGCTACCACAGACGACAAATCAAATATAATTCGCGATATACAAATAAAAGAGGCAAGCGTCGATACATGA
- the LOC123870919 gene encoding fatty acyl-CoA reductase 1-like, producing MSSIGVVDFYADKTIFITGASGFIGKILIEKLLRCCPDIKVIYLLLRKKKEQSPRERLNEIINTRCFEKISDRSVFSKLCVIPGDILEEDLGISAQDRSILQKEVQIVFHSAASVRFDMNLRDAVTSNVIGTKRVLELAEEIENLEVFVDISTSFCHDELKVVEEKVYPSLHRPQDIMDCVRWMSDEMLMKIQPELIRPYVNTYGYSKNLTEDVVSQYRGKFPIAIARPSMVVATYKEPMPGWVDNINGPTGVLYAGASGILHTSYCKEDTSMDMVPVDVVVNGCILLAYITGMERPKDIKVCHITDSGTTKITWYEVTDQLKEYVLQYPPSRVLYYPAGSAKKVRYQHKIAEFLFHIVPAYFVDLLLFLLGQKTFMVRIEKRLRKGTELLQYYTSRTWVFKNDYFQSLKNQINEKENEIFYTDLSKIDNAEYLKNYHLGVRKFIAKEDLSTLPQARRHMKRLYYLHMTLKTLFYVLLAYACCLLIKYFF from the exons ATGTCATCCATAGGGGTTGTGGACTTCTATGCTGACAAGACAATATTTATAACTGGCGCCAGTGGCTTCATAGGCAAGATCTTGATTGAGAAGTTGTTGAGATGCTGTCCAGATATCAAGGTCATTTACCTGCTGTTGAGGAAGAAGAAGGAGCAGAGCCCGCGGGAACGACTAAACGAGATCATTAATACCAGG TGTTTCGAAAAAATCAGTGATCGTAGCGTGTTCTCCAAACTCTGCGTGATACCTGGCGACATTCTGGAAGAAGATCTTGGAATATCTGCTCAGGATAGAAGTATATTGCAGAAGGAGGTCCAAATCGTTTTCCACAGTGCTGCTTCAGTCAG ATTCGATATGAACCTTCGAGATGCAGTCACTTCAAATGTTATTGGAACCAAACGTGTGCTAGAGTTAGCTGAAGAGATCGAAAATCTAGAA GTATTTGTTGACATATCAACGTCCTTTTGCCACGACGAGCTGAAGGTGGTAGAAGAGAAGGTGTACCCTTCCCTGCACAGGCCTCAGGACATCATGGATTGTGTAAGATGGATGAGTGATGAAATGCTAATGAAAATACAGCCTGA aTTGATCAGGCCATACGTGAACACATATGGATATTCTAAGAACCTCACCGAGGATGTAGTTTCCCAGTACAGGGGAAAGTTCCCGATTGCTATCGCGAGGCCTTCTATGG TTGTAGCGACATATAAGGAGCCAATGCCAGGATGGGTAGACAACATAAATGGGCCAACAGGAGTTCTCTACGCAGGGGCTAGTG GTATTCTGCATACTTCATATTGCAAGGAAGATACTTCAATGGACATGGTGCCCGTCGATGTGGTAGTAAACGGATGCATATTACTGGCTTACATCACTGGAATGGAACG GCCAAAGGACATAAAAGTCTGCCACATTACGGATTCCGGTACCACTAAAATTACTTGGTACGAAGTCACGGATCAAT TAAAAGAATATGTATTGCAATACCCGCCATCGCGTGTTCTCTACTATCCGGCGGGCTCAGCGAAGAAGGTTCGCTACCAGCACAAAATAGCCGAGTTCTTATTCCACATAGTGCCGGCGTACTTCGTCGATTTACTTCTATTTTTGTTGGGACAGAAGACTTT TATGGTAAGAATAGAGAAACGTCTTCGTAAGGGGACGGAACTACTGCAATACTATACTTCAAGAACATGGGTATTCAAAAATGACTACTTCCAATCtttgaaaaatcaaataaatgaaaagGAAAATGAAATCTTCTATACGGATTTGTCG AAAATTGATAACGCCGAGTACCTGAAAAACTACCACCTCGGTGTTCGGAAGTTTATCGCAAAGGAGGACTTGTCCACGCTACCGCAAGCCAGGCGCCACATGAAACG GCTCTACTATCTTCATATGACACTGAAAACACTGTTTTACGTTTTACTGGCATACGCATGTTGCTTattaatcaaatattttttctga